The following coding sequences lie in one Arachis stenosperma cultivar V10309 chromosome 5, arast.V10309.gnm1.PFL2, whole genome shotgun sequence genomic window:
- the LOC130981644 gene encoding ribonucleases P/MRP protein subunit POP1-like isoform X1: protein MVTEGTEGPKFSADMATRKINVQKFAESRAYELESLQSVIADRIKGDYRSQRNKRRRTSSFNSKAGTRRKRQKLGTGHNKTCGVELLLGKDEIKKLPSRRMCRRYELKMNFDSGFSTSGDGIKRLRTHVWHTKRFTMTKLWGYYLPLALQGRGKGSRAVLKRHKRGVVVHDASYCTAVQVEGPEDSLASILRMVLVPFRETSSQDLDESVWGTTCGMAMLYQVEAPVSQPIGPVTYMWRPTFQQNISREHDISDELMKHDVDSAESPDRMKHGASFRQLWVWIHASAFEEGYDSLKFACQKEMEKTGISINCFSLEGELAKLEVIGSGAIQILQKMLHPVTSISDNHCPWEHVPTQDSVSQKTSSSISDNKDKFSSVAILSLNVKDPRQLCGKGTISSVEPSSAEVVNGAQETIHEELEKTSELASSTWSKIENKQYHNNDLWYAKSRRLRTPLAESVICNEKHHKRLHITAWMM, encoded by the exons ATGGTTACTGAAGGAACTGAAGGACCTAAATTTTCAGCAGATATGGCAACTCGCAAAATTAATGTGCAGAAGTTTGCAGAATCTAGAGCCTATGAGCTTGAGAGTCTTCAATCTGTTATAGCTGACAGAATAAAGGGTGATTATAGGAGTCAAAGAAACAAGAGAAGACGAACGAGTTCTTTTAATAGCAAAGCTGGGACAAGGAGAAAGAGGCAAAAGCTGGGAACAGGACATAATAAAACTTGTGGTGTTGAATTACTTTTAGGAAAGGATGAGATAAAGAAGCTTCCAAGTCGGCGCATGTGCCGGAGATATGAACTTAAGATGAACTTTGATAGTGGGTTTTCTACTTCTGGCGATGGAATCAAGAGGCTCAGAACTCATGTTTGGCATACTAAGCGGTTTACCATGACAAAACTCTGGGGCTACTACCTTCCTCTAGCACTTCAAGGAAG AGGAAAAGGTTCAAGGGCAGTCCTGAAAAGGCACAAACGAGGGGTGGTTGTGCATGATGCAAGCTATTGCACTGCTGTCCAAGTGGAAGGTCCTGag GACTCATTAGCTTCTATATTAAGAATGGTACTAGTGCCCTTCCGGGAAACATCTTCTCAAGATTTGGATGAATCAGTATGGGGTACCACTTGTGGAATGGCAATG CTATATCAAGTCGAAGCACCAGTTTCTCAGCCAATTGGCCCTGTGACCTATATGTGGCGGCCAACATTCCAACAAAATATTAGTAGAGAGCATGATATCAGTGATGAATTAATGAAACATGATGTTGATTCAGCTGAAAGCCCAGATAGAATGAAACACGGTGCTTCATTTAGACAGCTTTGGGTGTGGATACATGCTTCTGCCTTTGAAGAAGGATATGATAGTCTAAAATTTGCATGTCAGAAAGAG ATGGAAAAGACAGGCATCTCAATTAATTGCTTTTCGCTTGAGGGTGAACTTGCAAAGTTGGAGGTAATCGGATCAGGAGCGATTCAAATTCTTCAAAAGATGTTGCATCCTGTTACAAG TATTTCAGATAATCATTGTCCATGGGAACATGTGCCTACACAAGACAGCGTTTCTCAGAAGACAAGTTCATCCATATCAGACAATAAGGATAAGTTTTCTTCTGTTGCAATTTTGTCACTTAATGTTAAGGATCCTCGACAATTGTGTGGGAAAGGAACCATTTCATCAGTGGAGCCAAGTTCTGCTGAGGTAGTTAATGGCGCACAAGAAACTATTCATGAAGAGTTGGAGAAGACTAGTGAATTGGCTTCATCCACATGGTCCAAAATAGAAAACAAGCAGTATCATAATAATGATCTCTGGTATGCTAAATCTAGACGGTTGAGGACCCCATTGGCAGAGAGTGTGATTTGTAATGAGAAACACCACAAACGTTTGCACATTACTGCCTGGATGATGTAG
- the LOC130981646 gene encoding dolichyl-diphosphooligosaccharide--protein glycosyltransferase subunit 4C, which produces MIDDQDLGFFANFLGIFIFVLVIAYHFVMADPKYERN; this is translated from the coding sequence ATGATTGATGATCAAGATCTGGGTTTCTTTGCCAATTTCCTTGGCATCTTCATCTTTGTACTGGTGATAGCTTACCATTTTGTTATGGCTGATCCAAAGTATGAAAGAAACTAG
- the LOC130982718 gene encoding uncharacterized protein LOC130982718 isoform X2 has protein sequence MIHKELFITLLLFSYVLSSSAVPTTRSLSPTSEKSSIQTSLEEGTPKSRNSESEMFDLAQEFMTVEGRMDLESNDYPGTGANRNHDPKTPGRG, from the exons ATGATTCACAAAGAATTGTTCATCACCCTTCTGCTTTTCTCATATGTTCTTTCATCTTCGGCTGTACCAACCACTA GAAGTCTTTCTCCAACGAGTGAAAAATCCTCAATCCAAACTTCACTTGAagag GGTACTCCAAAATCAAGAAATAGTGAATCAGAGATGTTTGATTTGGCACAAGAGTTCATGACAGTTGAAGGAAGAATGGATTTGGAAAGCAATGACTACCCTGGAACAGGAGCAAACAGAAACCATGACCCAAAGACACCAGGAAGaggttaa
- the LOC130981644 gene encoding ribonucleases P/MRP protein subunit POP1-like isoform X2 — MVTEGTEGPKFSADMATRKINVQKFAESRAYELESLQSVIADRIKGDYRSQRNKRRRTSSFNSKAGTRRKRQKLGTGHNKTCGVELLLGKDEIKKLPSRRMCRRYELKMNFDSGFSTSGDGIKRLRTHVWHTKRFTMTKLWGYYLPLALQGRGKGSRAVLKRHKRGVVVHDASYCTAVQVEGPEDSLASILRMVLVPFRETSSQDLDESVWGTTCGMAMLYQVEAPVSQPIGPVTYMWRPTFQQNISREHDISDELMKHDVDSAESPDRMKHGASFRQLWVWIHASAFEEGYDSLKFACQKEMEKTGISINCFSLEGELAKLEVIGSGAIQILQKMLHPVTR, encoded by the exons ATGGTTACTGAAGGAACTGAAGGACCTAAATTTTCAGCAGATATGGCAACTCGCAAAATTAATGTGCAGAAGTTTGCAGAATCTAGAGCCTATGAGCTTGAGAGTCTTCAATCTGTTATAGCTGACAGAATAAAGGGTGATTATAGGAGTCAAAGAAACAAGAGAAGACGAACGAGTTCTTTTAATAGCAAAGCTGGGACAAGGAGAAAGAGGCAAAAGCTGGGAACAGGACATAATAAAACTTGTGGTGTTGAATTACTTTTAGGAAAGGATGAGATAAAGAAGCTTCCAAGTCGGCGCATGTGCCGGAGATATGAACTTAAGATGAACTTTGATAGTGGGTTTTCTACTTCTGGCGATGGAATCAAGAGGCTCAGAACTCATGTTTGGCATACTAAGCGGTTTACCATGACAAAACTCTGGGGCTACTACCTTCCTCTAGCACTTCAAGGAAG AGGAAAAGGTTCAAGGGCAGTCCTGAAAAGGCACAAACGAGGGGTGGTTGTGCATGATGCAAGCTATTGCACTGCTGTCCAAGTGGAAGGTCCTGag GACTCATTAGCTTCTATATTAAGAATGGTACTAGTGCCCTTCCGGGAAACATCTTCTCAAGATTTGGATGAATCAGTATGGGGTACCACTTGTGGAATGGCAATG CTATATCAAGTCGAAGCACCAGTTTCTCAGCCAATTGGCCCTGTGACCTATATGTGGCGGCCAACATTCCAACAAAATATTAGTAGAGAGCATGATATCAGTGATGAATTAATGAAACATGATGTTGATTCAGCTGAAAGCCCAGATAGAATGAAACACGGTGCTTCATTTAGACAGCTTTGGGTGTGGATACATGCTTCTGCCTTTGAAGAAGGATATGATAGTCTAAAATTTGCATGTCAGAAAGAG ATGGAAAAGACAGGCATCTCAATTAATTGCTTTTCGCTTGAGGGTGAACTTGCAAAGTTGGAGGTAATCGGATCAGGAGCGATTCAAATTCTTCAAAAGATGTTGCATCCTGTTACAAG ATAA
- the LOC130982718 gene encoding uncharacterized protein LOC130982718 isoform X1 produces the protein MIHKELFITLLLFSYVLSSSAVPTTRSLSPTSEKSSIQTSLEEFQGTPKSRNSESEMFDLAQEFMTVEGRMDLESNDYPGTGANRNHDPKTPGRG, from the exons ATGATTCACAAAGAATTGTTCATCACCCTTCTGCTTTTCTCATATGTTCTTTCATCTTCGGCTGTACCAACCACTA GAAGTCTTTCTCCAACGAGTGAAAAATCCTCAATCCAAACTTCACTTGAagag TTTCAGGGTACTCCAAAATCAAGAAATAGTGAATCAGAGATGTTTGATTTGGCACAAGAGTTCATGACAGTTGAAGGAAGAATGGATTTGGAAAGCAATGACTACCCTGGAACAGGAGCAAACAGAAACCATGACCCAAAGACACCAGGAAGaggttaa